In a single window of the Streptomyces sp. NBC_00285 genome:
- the carB gene encoding carbamoyl-phosphate synthase large subunit has translation MPKRTDIQSVLVIGSGPIVIGQAAEFDYSGTQACRVLKAEGLRVILVNSNPATIMTDPEIADATYVEPITPEFVEKIIAKERPDTLLPTLGGQTALNTAISLHEAGTLDKYGVELIGANVEAINKGEDRDLFKGVVEEVRKKIGHGESARSVICHTMDDVIQGVETLGGYPVVVRPSFTMGGAGSGFAHDEEELRRIAGQGLTLSPTTEVLLEESILGWKEYELELMRDKHDNVVVVCSIENFDPMGVHTGDSITVAPAMTLTDREYQRLRDVGIAIIREVGVDTGGCNIQFAIDPVDGRVIVIEMNPRVSRSSALASKATGFPIAKIAAKLAVGYTLDEIPNDITEKTPASFEPTLDYVVVKAPRFAFEKFPSADSTLTTTMKSVGEAMAIGRNFTEAFQKALRSLEKKGSQFTFVGEPGDRTTLLEESVRPTDGRINTVMQAIRAGATPEEVFEYTKIDPWFVDQLFLIKEVADELAEAPELTRELLAEAKRHGFSDQQLGEIRGLREDVVREVRHALGVRPVYKTVDTCAAEFAAKTPYFYSSYDEESEVAPRTKPAVIILGSGPNRIGQGIEFDYSCVHASFALSDAGYETVMVNCNPETVSTDYDTSDRLYFEPLTLEDVLEIVHAEQQAGPVAGVIVQLGGQTPLGLAQALKDNGVPVVGTPPEAIHAAEDRGAFGRVLDEAGLPAPKHGTATTFAGAKAIADEIGYPVLVRPSYVLGGRGMEIVYDETRLESYIAESTEISPSRPVLVDRFLDDAIEIDVDALYDGQELYLGGVMEHIEEAGIHSGDSACALPPITLGGHDIKRLRASTEAIARGVGVRGLINIQFAMAGDILYVLEANPRASRTVPFTSKATAVPLAKAAARISLGATVAELRAEGLLPANGDGGELPLDAPISVKEAVMPWSRFRDIHGRGVDTVLGPEMRSTGEVMGIDSVFGTAYAKSQAGAYGPLPTKGRAFISVANRDKRSMIFPARELVAHGFELLATSGTAEVLKRNGINAIVVRKQSEGTGPNGEKTIVQLIHDGEVDLIVNTPYGTGGRLDGYEIRTAAVARSVPCLTTVQALAAAVQGIDALNHGDVGVRSLQEHAQHLTAARD, from the coding sequence GTGCCTAAGCGCACCGATATCCAGTCCGTCCTGGTCATCGGCTCCGGCCCGATCGTCATCGGCCAGGCCGCCGAGTTCGACTACTCCGGCACCCAGGCGTGCCGCGTCCTCAAGGCCGAAGGCCTGCGCGTCATCCTCGTCAACTCCAACCCGGCGACGATCATGACCGACCCGGAGATCGCCGACGCCACCTACGTCGAGCCGATCACCCCGGAGTTCGTCGAGAAGATCATCGCCAAGGAGCGCCCCGACACGCTGCTGCCCACCCTGGGCGGCCAGACGGCCCTCAACACGGCGATCTCGCTGCACGAGGCCGGCACCCTCGACAAGTACGGCGTCGAACTGATCGGCGCCAACGTCGAGGCGATCAACAAGGGCGAGGACCGCGACCTCTTCAAGGGTGTCGTGGAGGAGGTCCGCAAGAAGATCGGGCACGGCGAGTCCGCCCGCTCGGTCATCTGCCACACCATGGACGACGTCATCCAGGGCGTCGAGACGCTCGGCGGCTACCCGGTCGTGGTCCGCCCCTCCTTCACCATGGGCGGCGCCGGCTCCGGCTTCGCGCACGACGAGGAGGAGCTGCGCCGCATCGCCGGCCAGGGCCTCACGCTCTCGCCGACCACCGAGGTGCTCCTGGAGGAGTCCATCCTCGGCTGGAAGGAGTACGAACTGGAGCTGATGCGCGACAAGCACGACAACGTCGTGGTCGTCTGCTCCATCGAGAACTTCGACCCGATGGGAGTGCACACCGGGGACTCCATCACCGTCGCGCCCGCGATGACGCTGACCGACCGCGAGTACCAGCGGCTGCGGGATGTCGGCATCGCGATCATCCGCGAGGTCGGCGTCGACACCGGCGGCTGCAACATCCAGTTCGCGATCGACCCGGTCGACGGCCGCGTCATCGTCATCGAGATGAACCCCCGCGTCTCGCGTTCCTCGGCGCTGGCCTCCAAGGCGACCGGTTTCCCGATCGCCAAGATCGCGGCGAAGCTGGCCGTCGGCTACACCCTGGACGAGATCCCCAACGACATCACCGAGAAGACCCCGGCGTCCTTCGAGCCGACGCTCGACTACGTGGTCGTCAAGGCCCCGCGGTTCGCCTTCGAGAAGTTCCCCTCCGCCGACTCCACCCTCACCACCACCATGAAGTCGGTCGGCGAGGCCATGGCGATCGGCCGCAACTTCACCGAGGCCTTCCAGAAGGCGCTGCGCTCGCTGGAGAAGAAGGGCAGCCAGTTCACCTTCGTGGGCGAGCCCGGCGACAGGACCACCCTCCTGGAGGAGTCCGTACGGCCCACCGACGGCCGTATCAACACCGTCATGCAGGCCATCCGCGCGGGCGCCACGCCCGAGGAGGTCTTCGAGTACACGAAGATCGACCCCTGGTTCGTCGACCAGCTCTTCCTGATCAAGGAGGTCGCGGACGAGCTGGCCGAGGCGCCCGAGCTGACGCGTGAGCTGCTCGCCGAGGCCAAGCGGCACGGCTTCTCCGACCAGCAGCTCGGCGAGATCCGGGGTCTGCGCGAGGACGTCGTCCGCGAGGTGCGGCACGCGCTCGGCGTGCGCCCGGTCTACAAGACCGTCGACACCTGCGCCGCCGAGTTCGCCGCGAAGACGCCGTACTTCTACTCCTCCTACGACGAGGAGAGCGAGGTCGCCCCGCGGACCAAGCCCGCGGTGATCATCCTGGGCTCGGGCCCGAACCGCATCGGCCAGGGCATCGAGTTCGACTACTCCTGCGTGCACGCCTCCTTCGCGCTGTCCGACGCCGGTTACGAGACGGTGATGGTCAACTGCAACCCGGAGACCGTCTCCACGGACTACGACACCTCCGACCGGCTGTACTTCGAGCCGCTCACCCTGGAGGACGTCCTGGAGATCGTCCACGCGGAGCAGCAGGCGGGGCCGGTCGCGGGTGTCATCGTGCAGCTCGGCGGGCAGACCCCGCTGGGCCTGGCGCAGGCGCTCAAGGACAACGGCGTGCCGGTCGTCGGCACCCCGCCCGAGGCGATCCACGCCGCCGAGGACCGGGGCGCCTTCGGCCGCGTCCTCGACGAGGCAGGCCTCCCCGCCCCCAAGCACGGCACCGCCACCACCTTCGCCGGCGCCAAGGCCATTGCGGACGAGATCGGCTACCCGGTCCTCGTACGGCCCTCCTACGTGCTCGGCGGCCGCGGCATGGAGATCGTCTACGACGAGACCCGCCTGGAGTCCTACATCGCCGAGTCGACCGAGATCAGCCCCTCGCGGCCGGTCCTGGTCGACCGCTTCCTGGACGACGCGATCGAGATCGACGTCGACGCCCTCTACGACGGCCAGGAGCTGTACCTCGGCGGTGTGATGGAGCACATCGAGGAGGCCGGCATCCACTCCGGCGACTCGGCGTGCGCACTGCCGCCGATCACCCTGGGCGGCCACGACATCAAGCGGCTCCGGGCCTCGACCGAGGCCATCGCGCGCGGAGTGGGCGTGCGGGGGCTGATCAACATCCAGTTCGCGATGGCCGGGGACATCCTCTACGTCCTCGAAGCCAACCCGCGCGCGTCCCGCACCGTCCCGTTCACCTCGAAGGCGACCGCGGTGCCGCTCGCCAAGGCCGCCGCCCGGATCTCGCTGGGCGCGACCGTCGCCGAGCTGCGGGCCGAGGGGCTCCTTCCGGCCAACGGCGACGGCGGCGAGCTCCCGCTCGACGCGCCGATCTCCGTCAAGGAGGCCGTCATGCCGTGGTCGCGCTTCCGCGACATCCACGGCCGCGGTGTCGACACCGTCCTCGGCCCGGAGATGCGCTCCACCGGCGAGGTCATGGGCATCGACTCCGTCTTCGGCACGGCGTACGCCAAGTCGCAGGCGGGCGCCTACGGCCCGCTGCCGACCAAGGGCCGGGCGTTCATCTCGGTCGCCAACCGGGACAAGCGCTCGATGATCTTCCCGGCGCGCGAGCTGGTCGCCCACGGCTTCGAACTCCTCGCCACCTCCGGCACCGCCGAGGTCCTCAAGCGCAACGGCATCAACGCCATCGTCGTCCGCAAGCAGTCCGAGGGCACCGGCCCGAACGGCGAGAAGACCATCGTCCAGCTCATCCACGACGGCGAGGTCGACCTCATCGTCAACACCCCGTACGGCACCGGTGGCCGCCTCGACGGCTACGAGATCCGTACGGCGGCCGTGGCACGGTCGGTCCCGTGCCTGACGACGGTCCAGGCGCTCGCCGCCGCCGTCCAGGGCATCGACGCCCTCAATCACGGTGACGTGGGAGTCCGTTCGCTCCAGGAACACGCGCAGCACCTGACCGCGGCCCGCGACTAG
- the carA gene encoding glutamine-hydrolyzing carbamoyl-phosphate synthase small subunit, translating to MTTSTKGNASQRKEVSPAVLVLEDGRVFRGRAYGAVGETFGEAVFSTGMTGYQETLTDPSYARQIVVATAPQIGNTGWNDEDDESHRIWVSGYVVRDPARVPSNWRAKRSLDDELVAQGVVGISGIDTRALTRHLRERGSMRAGVFSGEAIAPESELVARVQAQPHMKGASLYEEVATKETYVVPAIGEKKFTVAAIDLGIKGMTPHRMAERGIEVHVLPATASFEDVYAVNPDGVFFSNGPGDPASADGPVALMTAVLERRTPLFGICFGNQILGRALGFGTYKLKYGHRGINQPVQDRTTGKVEVTAHNHGFAVDAPLDKVSETRFGRVEVSHVCLNDNVVEGLQLLDQPAFSVQYHPEAAAGPHDAAYLFDRFTSLMNTVLLEGQRA from the coding sequence ATGACGACCTCCACGAAGGGGAACGCCTCGCAGAGGAAAGAGGTGTCTCCCGCGGTACTCGTCCTGGAGGACGGCCGGGTCTTCCGCGGCCGTGCCTACGGGGCCGTGGGGGAGACCTTCGGCGAGGCCGTCTTCTCCACCGGCATGACCGGCTACCAGGAGACCCTGACCGACCCGTCGTACGCCCGCCAGATCGTCGTCGCGACCGCCCCGCAGATCGGCAACACCGGCTGGAACGACGAGGACGACGAGTCCCACCGCATCTGGGTCTCCGGCTACGTGGTGCGCGACCCCGCGCGTGTGCCGTCCAACTGGCGCGCCAAGCGCTCCCTGGACGACGAGCTGGTCGCGCAGGGCGTCGTCGGCATCAGCGGCATCGACACCCGCGCGCTCACCCGCCATCTGCGCGAACGCGGCTCCATGCGCGCCGGGGTCTTCTCCGGCGAGGCGATCGCCCCCGAGTCCGAACTCGTCGCGCGTGTGCAGGCCCAGCCGCACATGAAGGGCGCCTCGCTGTACGAGGAGGTCGCCACCAAGGAGACGTACGTCGTCCCCGCGATCGGCGAGAAGAAGTTCACCGTCGCCGCGATCGACCTCGGCATCAAGGGCATGACCCCGCACCGCATGGCCGAGCGCGGCATCGAGGTGCACGTCCTGCCCGCCACGGCGAGCTTCGAGGACGTCTACGCCGTGAACCCCGACGGCGTGTTCTTCTCCAACGGCCCCGGCGACCCGGCCAGTGCCGACGGGCCGGTCGCGCTCATGACCGCCGTCCTGGAGCGCAGGACGCCGCTGTTCGGCATCTGCTTCGGCAACCAGATCCTGGGCCGCGCCCTCGGCTTCGGCACCTACAAGCTGAAGTACGGCCACCGGGGCATCAACCAGCCCGTGCAGGACCGGACCACCGGCAAGGTCGAGGTCACCGCGCACAACCACGGCTTCGCCGTGGACGCCCCGCTCGACAAGGTCAGCGAGACCAGGTTCGGTCGGGTGGAGGTCTCGCACGTCTGCCTGAACGACAACGTCGTGGAAGGACTCCAACTGCTCGACCAGCCGGCCTTCTCCGTCCAGTACCACCCCGAAGCGGCCGCGGGCCCGCACGACGCCGCCTACCTGTTCGACCGCTTCACCTCTTTGATGAACACAGTCCTGTTGGAGGGCCAGCGTGCCTAA
- a CDS encoding PH-like domain-containing protein translates to MTSLTLLANLASDKKSAEVTDWAARVGWLVGLALFVALVYWLMREGWKWRGTLQGDLPELPTAPDGPGPAKLGMSGRYHGSTTAGQWLDRIVAHGLGTRSRVELTLTDQGLDVVRPGATDFFIPADALREALLGKGIAGKVLTEGGLLVVTWAHGERLIDSGFRSDHAAEHTEWVDAINSMINKTETEGAR, encoded by the coding sequence GTGACATCACTCACCCTGCTGGCCAACCTCGCTTCCGACAAGAAGTCGGCCGAGGTCACCGACTGGGCCGCCCGCGTGGGCTGGCTCGTCGGCCTCGCCCTCTTCGTCGCGCTCGTCTACTGGCTGATGCGCGAGGGCTGGAAGTGGCGTGGCACGCTCCAGGGCGACCTGCCCGAGCTCCCCACCGCGCCGGACGGCCCGGGCCCGGCGAAACTGGGCATGAGCGGCCGCTACCACGGCTCCACCACCGCGGGACAGTGGCTCGACCGGATCGTCGCGCACGGCCTCGGCACCCGCAGCCGGGTCGAGCTCACGCTGACGGATCAGGGACTGGACGTGGTGCGCCCCGGCGCGACGGACTTCTTCATCCCCGCCGACGCCCTGCGCGAGGCCCTGCTGGGCAAGGGCATCGCCGGGAAGGTCCTCACCGAGGGCGGCCTCCTCGTCGTGACCTGGGCCCACGGCGAGCGGCTGATCGACTCGGGATTCCGCTCGGACCACGCGGCGGAGCACACCGAGTGGGTCGACGCCATCAACTCCATGATCAACAAGACGGAAACGGAAGGCGCACGATGA
- a CDS encoding dihydroorotase has product MSKILIRGAKVLGGEPQDVLIDGPVIEAVGTGLQEEGAEVVEAAGKVLLPGLVDLHTHLREPGREDSETVLTGTRAAASGGYTAVFAMANTFPVADTAGVVEQVYRLGQEHGYCDVQPIGAVTVGLEGRKLAELGAMHESAAGVTVFSDDGKCVDDAVIMRRALEYVKAFGGVVAQHAQEPRLTEGAQMNEGVVSAELGLGGWPAVAEESIIARDVLLAEHVGSRVHICHLSTAGSVEIVRWAKSRGIDVTAEVTPHHLLLTDELVRSYNPVYKVNPPLRTERDVLALREALADGTIDIVATDHAPHPHEDKDCEWAAAAMGMVGLETALSVVQETMVDTGLLDWAGVAERMSVQPAKIGQAGGHGRPVSAGEPANLTLVDTEYRGSVDPAGFASRSRNTPYEGRELPGRVTHTWLRGKATLVDGKLT; this is encoded by the coding sequence ATGAGCAAGATTCTGATCCGCGGTGCGAAGGTCCTCGGCGGCGAGCCGCAGGACGTGCTGATCGACGGCCCGGTCATCGAGGCGGTCGGTACCGGGCTCCAGGAGGAGGGCGCCGAGGTCGTCGAGGCCGCGGGCAAGGTGCTCCTCCCGGGCCTCGTCGACCTGCACACCCATCTGCGCGAGCCCGGCCGCGAGGACTCCGAGACCGTGCTGACGGGCACGCGCGCGGCGGCCTCCGGCGGCTACACCGCCGTGTTCGCCATGGCCAACACCTTTCCCGTCGCCGACACCGCCGGTGTGGTCGAGCAGGTGTACCGGCTCGGCCAGGAGCACGGCTACTGCGACGTACAGCCCATCGGGGCCGTCACCGTCGGACTGGAGGGCCGCAAGCTCGCCGAGCTGGGGGCCATGCACGAGTCGGCGGCCGGTGTCACCGTCTTCTCCGACGACGGCAAGTGCGTCGACGACGCCGTGATCATGCGCCGCGCGCTGGAGTACGTGAAGGCCTTCGGCGGGGTCGTCGCCCAGCACGCGCAGGAGCCACGGCTGACCGAGGGCGCCCAGATGAACGAGGGCGTCGTCTCGGCCGAGCTCGGGCTCGGGGGCTGGCCCGCGGTGGCCGAGGAATCGATCATCGCCCGGGACGTCCTGCTCGCCGAGCACGTCGGGTCGCGCGTCCACATCTGCCACCTGTCGACCGCCGGGTCCGTCGAGATCGTCCGCTGGGCCAAGTCCCGCGGCATCGACGTCACCGCCGAGGTGACCCCGCACCACCTGCTCCTCACCGACGAGCTGGTGCGGTCGTACAACCCGGTCTACAAGGTGAACCCGCCGCTGCGCACCGAGCGGGACGTGCTCGCCCTGCGCGAGGCGCTCGCCGACGGCACGATCGACATCGTCGCCACAGACCACGCCCCGCACCCGCACGAGGACAAGGACTGCGAGTGGGCCGCGGCCGCCATGGGCATGGTCGGCCTGGAGACCGCGTTGTCAGTGGTGCAGGAGACCATGGTGGACACCGGGCTCCTCGACTGGGCCGGTGTCGCCGAGCGCATGTCCGTCCAGCCCGCGAAGATCGGGCAGGCGGGGGGCCACGGCCGCCCCGTCTCGGCTGGTGAGCCCGCCAACCTCACGCTGGTCGACACGGAATACCGTGGGTCGGTGGACCCCGCGGGCTTCGCCTCGCGCAGCCGCAACACTCCGTACGAGGGGCGTGAGCTGCCGGGCCGCGTCACGCACACGTGGCTCCGGGGCAAGGCCACGCTCGTCGACGGGAAGCTCACGTGA
- a CDS encoding aspartate carbamoyltransferase catalytic subunit, with translation MQRHLISAADLTRDDAVLILDTAEEMARVADRPIKKLPTLRGRTIVNLFFEDSTRTRISFEAAEKRLSADVINFTAKGSSVSKGESLKDTAQTLEAMGVDAVVIRHGASGAPYRLATSGWIDSVVINAGDGTHQHPTQALLDAFTMRRRLVGRDAGLGQDLAGKRITIVGDVLHSRVARSNVDLLHTLGAEVTLVAPPTLVPVGVETWPCEVSYDLDSTLAKSDAVMMLRVQRERMNAAFFPTEREYSRRYGLDGDRMARMPEHAIVMHPGPMVRGMEITAEVADSDRCTVVEQVANGVSIRMAVLYLLLGGNEPAVSHTRTEEK, from the coding sequence ATGCAGCGTCATCTCATCTCGGCCGCCGACCTCACCCGCGACGACGCCGTCCTGATCCTCGACACCGCCGAGGAGATGGCCCGGGTCGCCGACCGGCCGATCAAGAAGCTGCCGACCCTGCGCGGCCGCACGATCGTCAACCTCTTCTTCGAGGACTCCACGCGCACGCGTATCTCCTTCGAAGCCGCCGAGAAGCGCCTCTCCGCGGACGTCATCAACTTCACCGCGAAGGGATCCTCGGTCTCCAAGGGCGAGTCCCTCAAGGACACCGCCCAGACCCTGGAGGCCATGGGCGTCGACGCCGTCGTCATCCGGCACGGAGCCTCCGGCGCCCCTTACCGGCTCGCCACCTCCGGCTGGATCGACTCGGTCGTCATCAACGCCGGCGACGGCACCCACCAGCACCCGACCCAGGCCCTGCTGGACGCGTTCACCATGCGCCGCCGGCTCGTCGGACGGGACGCCGGCCTCGGCCAGGACCTCGCCGGCAAGCGCATCACCATCGTCGGCGACGTCCTGCACAGCCGTGTCGCCCGCTCCAACGTCGACCTGCTGCACACCCTCGGCGCCGAGGTCACCCTCGTCGCCCCGCCCACCCTGGTACCGGTCGGCGTCGAGACCTGGCCCTGCGAGGTGTCGTACGACCTGGACAGCACGCTCGCCAAGTCGGACGCGGTGATGATGCTGCGCGTGCAGCGCGAGCGCATGAACGCCGCGTTCTTCCCGACCGAGCGCGAGTACTCCCGGCGCTACGGCCTGGACGGCGACCGCATGGCGCGGATGCCGGAGCACGCCATCGTGATGCACCCCGGCCCGATGGTGCGCGGCATGGAGATCACCGCCGAGGTGGCCGACTCCGACCGCTGCACCGTCGTGGAACAGGTCGCAAACGGAGTCTCCATCCGGATGGCCGTTCTGTACCTGCTGCTCGGGGGCAACGAGCCCGCCGTCTCCCACACCCGTACCGAGGAGAAGTAA
- the pyrR gene encoding bifunctional pyr operon transcriptional regulator/uracil phosphoribosyltransferase PyrR, producing MDKKQDPQAADPRPVLEGPDIARVLTRIAHEIVERAKGADDVVLLGIPTRGVFLAQRLAAKLEEITDRKIPVGSLDITMYRDDLRMHPPRALARTEIPGDGIDGRLVVLVDDVLFSGRTIRAALDALNDIGRPRAVQLAVLVDRGHRELPIRADYVGKNLPTSLRETVKVQLAEEDGRDTVLLGVKQT from the coding sequence ATGGACAAGAAGCAGGATCCGCAGGCCGCCGACCCCCGGCCCGTTCTCGAGGGCCCCGACATCGCCCGTGTGCTGACCCGTATCGCCCACGAGATCGTCGAACGCGCCAAGGGCGCCGACGACGTGGTGCTTCTCGGCATTCCCACTCGAGGCGTCTTCCTCGCCCAGCGGCTCGCCGCCAAGCTGGAGGAGATCACCGACCGCAAGATCCCGGTCGGTTCGCTCGACATCACCATGTACCGCGACGATCTGCGCATGCATCCGCCGCGTGCGCTGGCCCGCACCGAGATCCCCGGTGACGGCATCGACGGCCGCCTGGTCGTCCTGGTCGACGACGTGCTCTTCTCCGGCCGCACCATCCGTGCCGCCCTGGACGCACTGAACGACATCGGGCGCCCCCGCGCGGTGCAGCTCGCGGTCCTCGTCGACAGAGGGCATCGCGAACTGCCCATCCGCGCCGACTACGTCGGCAAGAACCTCCCCACGTCGTTGCGGGAGACGGTCAAGGTCCAGCTCGCCGAGGAGGACGGTCGCGACACCGTGCTGCTCGGCGTGAAGCAGACCTAG
- the bldD gene encoding transcriptional regulator BldD, which produces MSSEYAKQLGAKLRAIRTQQGLSLHGVEEKSQGRWKAVVVGSYERGDRAVTVQRLAELADFYGVPVQELLPGTTPGGAAEPPPKLVLDLERLAHVPAEKAGPLQRYAATIQSQRGDYNGKVLSIRQDDLRTLAVIYDQSPSVLTEQLISWGVLDADARRAVSHEDS; this is translated from the coding sequence ATGTCCAGCGAATACGCCAAACAGCTCGGGGCCAAGCTCCGGGCCATCCGCACCCAGCAGGGCCTTTCCCTCCACGGAGTCGAGGAGAAGTCCCAGGGGCGCTGGAAGGCGGTCGTGGTCGGTTCGTACGAGCGTGGCGACCGCGCGGTGACCGTGCAGCGCCTTGCCGAGCTGGCGGATTTCTACGGGGTCCCGGTGCAGGAGCTGCTGCCCGGCACCACTCCGGGCGGGGCCGCCGAGCCGCCGCCGAAGCTGGTCCTGGACCTGGAGCGGCTGGCCCACGTCCCGGCCGAGAAGGCGGGCCCCCTGCAGCGCTACGCGGCGACGATCCAGTCCCAGCGCGGCGACTACAACGGCAAGGTGCTCTCGATCCGCCAGGACGACCTGCGCACACTCGCGGTCATCTACGACCAGTCGCCCTCGGTCCTCACCGAGCAGCTGATCAGCTGGGGCGTGCTGGACGCGGACGCGCGTCGCGCGGTGTCCCACGAGGACAGCTGA
- the nusB gene encoding transcription antitermination factor NusB, with product MAARNTARKRAFQILFEGDQRGVDVLTVLADWIRLSREDTRQPPVSEYTMQLVEGYAEYAKRIDELISQYSVGWTLDRMPVVDRNILRLGAYELIWADGTPDAVVLDEMVQLAKEFSTDESPSFVNGLLGRLKDLKPSLRRDEA from the coding sequence GTGGCTGCCCGCAACACGGCCCGCAAGCGCGCCTTCCAGATCCTCTTCGAGGGCGACCAGCGCGGTGTCGATGTCCTGACGGTCCTCGCGGACTGGATCCGGCTCTCCCGGGAAGACACCCGGCAACCTCCGGTGAGCGAGTACACGATGCAGTTGGTCGAGGGCTACGCGGAATACGCGAAGCGCATCGACGAGCTGATCTCGCAGTACTCGGTCGGCTGGACGCTGGACAGGATGCCGGTCGTCGACCGCAACATCCTGCGCCTGGGCGCCTACGAGCTGATCTGGGCCGACGGCACCCCGGACGCCGTGGTGCTCGACGAGATGGTCCAGCTGGCGAAGGAGTTCTCCACGGACGAGTCACCCTCGTTCGTGAACGGCCTGCTGGGCCGTCTCAAGGACCTCAAGCCGTCGCTGCGCCGGGACGAGGCGTGA
- the efp gene encoding elongation factor P → MASTNDLKNGLVLKLEGGQLWSVVEFQHVKPGKGPAFVRTKLKNVLSGKVVDKTFNAGVKVETATVDKRDMQFSYMDGEYFVFMDMETYDQLMVGRKAVGDAANFLIEGFTATVAQHEGEVLFVELPAAVELVIQETEPGVQGDRSTGGTKPAILETGHQINVPLFITTGEKIKVDTRTSDYLGRVNS, encoded by the coding sequence GTGGCTTCCACGAACGACCTCAAGAACGGCCTGGTGCTCAAGCTCGAAGGCGGCCAGCTCTGGTCCGTCGTCGAGTTCCAGCACGTCAAGCCCGGCAAGGGCCCGGCCTTCGTGCGCACCAAGCTCAAGAACGTGCTGTCCGGCAAGGTCGTCGACAAGACGTTCAACGCCGGCGTCAAGGTCGAGACGGCCACTGTCGACAAGCGTGACATGCAGTTCTCGTACATGGACGGCGAGTACTTCGTCTTCATGGACATGGAGACCTACGACCAGCTCATGGTCGGCCGCAAGGCTGTCGGCGACGCTGCCAACTTCCTGATCGAGGGCTTCACGGCCACCGTCGCGCAGCACGAGGGCGAGGTGCTCTTCGTCGAGCTGCCGGCCGCCGTCGAGCTCGTCATCCAGGAGACCGAGCCGGGCGTCCAGGGCGACCGCTCCACCGGTGGCACCAAGCCCGCCATCCTGGAGACCGGCCACCAGATCAACGTGCCGCTCTTCATCACCACCGGTGAGAAGATCAAGGTCGACACCCGCACGAGCGACTACCTCGGCCGGGTGAACAGCTAA
- a CDS encoding aminopeptidase P family protein, whose protein sequence is MSEVYATRRARLRDRCQAGGSQAALISRPANVRYLTGAAPQGSVLLLGRTEDQLVCTGPADDRPGVGHPDGAVRVHHLPGAGGDPAVAAADLATGQGADSLAVEEEHLTVARHRAIRSVVPHLRLADLAGAVEQLRVIKDEEEISCLRIGAEIADQALGELLESILVGRTERHLALELERRLVDHGADGPAFATSVATGPNSGSRAHRPTDRRVEEGDFLSVCLGANYRGYRCEIGRTFVIGTSPADWQIELYDLVFAAQRAGRESLAPGAAYRDVDRAARQVLEAAGHHEGLPPLTGHGVGLEIDEDPQLAPAAMGKLDACVPVTVEPGVHLPGRGGVRIDDTLVVRPEADGGPELLTITTKELLAL, encoded by the coding sequence ATGTCAGAGGTGTACGCCACCCGTAGAGCCCGTCTGCGCGATCGCTGCCAAGCCGGTGGCAGCCAGGCCGCGCTGATCTCCCGCCCGGCCAACGTCCGGTACCTCACCGGTGCGGCCCCGCAGGGCAGTGTGCTGCTGCTCGGCAGGACCGAGGACCAGCTGGTGTGCACCGGCCCTGCGGACGACCGTCCCGGCGTCGGACATCCCGACGGCGCCGTGCGTGTCCACCACCTTCCCGGTGCCGGAGGCGACCCCGCCGTGGCCGCGGCGGACCTCGCCACAGGTCAGGGCGCGGACTCCCTTGCCGTGGAGGAAGAGCACCTCACGGTCGCCCGGCACCGGGCGATCCGCTCGGTCGTCCCCCACTTGCGCCTCGCAGACCTCGCCGGTGCGGTCGAACAACTGCGTGTCATCAAGGACGAGGAAGAGATCTCCTGCCTCCGCATCGGCGCCGAGATCGCCGACCAGGCGCTGGGCGAACTCCTGGAGTCCATCCTCGTGGGCCGCACCGAGAGACATCTCGCCCTCGAACTCGAGCGCCGGCTCGTCGACCACGGTGCCGACGGCCCGGCCTTCGCCACCTCCGTCGCCACCGGACCGAACTCCGGCAGCAGGGCCCACCGCCCCACCGACCGCCGCGTCGAGGAGGGCGACTTCCTCTCCGTCTGCCTGGGCGCGAACTACCGCGGCTACCGCTGTGAGATCGGCCGCACCTTCGTCATCGGCACCTCCCCCGCCGACTGGCAGATCGAGCTGTACGACCTCGTCTTCGCCGCTCAGCGGGCCGGACGCGAGTCACTGGCGCCGGGCGCCGCCTACCGCGACGTGGACCGTGCGGCACGTCAGGTACTGGAGGCCGCGGGCCACCACGAGGGTCTCCCGCCGCTCACCGGACACGGTGTGGGACTCGAAATCGACGAGGACCCGCAGTTGGCCCCCGCGGCCATGGGTAAACTGGACGCTTGCGTGCCGGTCACCGTCGAACCGGGGGTCCACCTCCCGGGCCGGGGCGGTGTCAGGATCGATGACACGCTCGTCGTTCGCCCCGAGGCGGACGGCGGACCCGAGCTACTCACCATCACGACCAAGGAACTGCTCGCCCTCTAG